A window from Pseudomonas sp. Tri1 encodes these proteins:
- a CDS encoding DUF493 domain-containing protein, whose translation MTDSEVNAPKIEFPCADYPIKVIGDTGVGFKDRIIAILEKHATVDHKTLAERQSTNGKYTTIQLHIIATGQEQLYDINSELRATGFVHMVL comes from the coding sequence ATGACAGACTCTGAAGTAAATGCGCCAAAAATCGAATTCCCTTGCGCGGACTATCCGATCAAGGTGATTGGCGACACCGGTGTGGGTTTCAAGGACCGGATCATCGCGATCCTCGAAAAACATGCCACCGTTGATCACAAGACCCTGGCCGAGCGCCAGAGTACCAACGGCAAGTACACGACCATCCAGTTGCACATCATTGCCACTGGCCAGGAACAGCTGTACGACATCAACAGCGAGTTGCGCGCGACCGGTTTCGTGCACATGGTGTTGTGA
- a CDS encoding D-alanyl-D-alanine carboxypeptidase family protein, producing the protein MNITTFAKRLCLLVPLLLSPAAFAVEMMPAPPQLAAKAFVLMDASSGEVLVENNGDQRLPPASLTKLMTAYIATLEIRRGQIGENDPVTVSENAWRTGGSRMFIKVGSQVTVSDLLHGIIIQSGNDASVALSEHIAGSEDAFADMMNKTVADLGMTNTHFMNPTGLPNPEHYSSAHDMAILARAIIHEDPAHYAIYSQKEFFWNGIKQPNRNLLLWRDKTVDGLKTGHTDEAGYCMVSSAVRDGMRLIAVVFGTSSEVARAAETQKLLTYGFRFFETQTFYQKGTELAQAQVWKGTTNQVKAGLAQDLTMTLPKGQLKKLAASMTMNPQLTAPIAKGDVIGKVEVKLDDKVVHSADLIALDAVEEGGIFRRMWDSIRLFFYGLFN; encoded by the coding sequence ATGAACATCACCACCTTTGCCAAACGCCTTTGCCTGCTAGTCCCGCTGCTGCTCTCACCGGCCGCGTTCGCGGTCGAGATGATGCCGGCTCCCCCTCAATTGGCCGCTAAAGCCTTTGTGCTCATGGATGCCAGCAGCGGCGAGGTGCTGGTGGAGAACAACGGTGACCAGCGCTTGCCACCGGCCAGCCTGACCAAGCTGATGACCGCCTACATCGCGACCCTGGAAATCCGTCGCGGCCAGATCGGTGAAAACGATCCGGTGACCGTCAGCGAAAACGCCTGGCGCACCGGCGGTTCGCGGATGTTCATCAAGGTCGGCTCGCAAGTGACCGTCAGCGACTTGCTGCACGGCATCATCATCCAGTCTGGCAACGACGCCAGCGTCGCCCTGTCGGAGCACATCGCCGGCAGCGAAGATGCGTTCGCCGACATGATGAACAAGACTGTCGCCGACCTGGGCATGACCAATACCCACTTCATGAACCCCACCGGCCTGCCGAACCCCGAGCACTACTCCTCGGCGCACGACATGGCGATCCTGGCGCGGGCAATCATTCATGAAGACCCGGCGCACTACGCCATCTATTCCCAGAAAGAATTCTTCTGGAATGGCATCAAGCAGCCTAACCGCAACCTGCTGCTGTGGCGCGACAAGACCGTCGATGGCCTCAAGACCGGTCACACCGACGAAGCCGGCTACTGCATGGTGTCTTCGGCTGTCCGTGACGGCATGCGCCTGATCGCCGTCGTCTTCGGCACCAGCAGCGAAGTGGCCCGTGCCGCCGAGACCCAGAAGCTGTTGACCTACGGCTTCCGTTTCTTCGAAACCCAGACCTTCTACCAGAAGGGCACCGAACTGGCCCAGGCCCAAGTCTGGAAAGGCACCACCAATCAGGTGAAGGCCGGCTTGGCCCAGGACCTGACCATGACCCTGCCTAAAGGCCAGCTCAAGAAGCTCGCTGCCAGCATGACCATGAACCCGCAACTGACCGCCCCCATCGCCAAGGGTGATGTGATCGGTAAAGTCGAAGTCAAACTGGACGACAAAGTGGTGCACAGCGCTGACCTGATCGCTCTGGACGCGGTCGAGGAAGGTGGTATCTTCCGCCGCATGTGGGATAGCATCCGTCTATTCTTCTACGGCTTGTTCAACTGA
- a CDS encoding septal ring lytic transglycosylase RlpA family protein, translated as MQALPTYQPLKAKPLKLVALAALSLLVVSCSTSRAPTQKGSTAVRATPGLDINRAHKDGAPWWDVDVSRIPDATPTLHTGPYKANPYTVLGKTYFPLSDSKRYVASGTASWYGTKFHGQNTANGEVYDLYGMSAAHKTLPLPSYVRVTNLDNNKSVILRVNDRGPFYSDRIIDLSYAAAKKLGYAEIGTARVKVEGIDPQEWWAQRGRPAPLMLNEPKVAQNAAPTVTASTGTVEQWTPPPQQHAAAVVPVQLDAKKNASATASGQYLQVGAFANPDAAELLRSKLSSMVSAPVFISSIVRNQQTLHRVRLGPIGSPGEVQQVQNSVRLANLGSPSLVTAE; from the coding sequence ATGCAGGCATTGCCTACCTATCAACCCCTGAAAGCCAAGCCCCTCAAGCTCGTGGCGTTGGCTGCGTTGTCGCTGCTGGTCGTCAGTTGTTCGACCAGCCGCGCGCCGACCCAGAAAGGCTCCACCGCCGTACGCGCCACGCCAGGCCTGGACATCAACCGGGCCCACAAGGATGGCGCGCCGTGGTGGGACGTGGACGTCTCGCGCATTCCCGACGCGACGCCGACCCTGCACACCGGTCCCTACAAGGCCAACCCGTACACGGTGCTGGGCAAGACCTATTTCCCGCTGAGCGACTCCAAGCGCTATGTCGCGTCGGGCACGGCGTCCTGGTACGGCACCAAGTTCCACGGCCAGAACACCGCCAATGGCGAGGTCTATGACCTGTATGGCATGAGCGCGGCCCACAAGACCTTGCCGCTGCCCAGCTACGTGCGGGTGACCAACCTGGACAACAACAAGAGCGTGATCCTGCGGGTCAATGACCGTGGGCCGTTCTACTCCGACCGCATCATCGACCTGTCGTATGCGGCGGCGAAAAAACTCGGTTACGCTGAAATCGGCACCGCGCGGGTCAAGGTCGAAGGCATCGACCCGCAGGAGTGGTGGGCCCAGCGCGGCCGTCCGGCGCCTTTGATGCTCAACGAGCCGAAAGTGGCGCAAAATGCCGCGCCGACCGTGACGGCCTCCACCGGTACGGTCGAGCAGTGGACGCCACCGCCGCAGCAGCACGCGGCGGCCGTAGTGCCCGTTCAGCTCGACGCAAAAAAAAACGCTTCTGCAACAGCGTCTGGCCAGTATCTGCAGGTGGGCGCATTCGCCAACCCGGACGCTGCAGAACTGTTGAGGTCCAAGCTCAGCTCGATGGTGAGCGCCCCGGTGTTCATCAGCTCGATCGTGCGCAACCAGCAGACACTGCATCGGGTGCGCCTGGGGCCGATCGGATCTCCGGGTGAGGTCCAGCAGGTGCAGAACAGTGTGCGCCTGGCCAATCTCGGTTCGCCGAGCCTGGTCACCGCCGAGTAG
- the mltB gene encoding lytic murein transglycosylase B — MQAMRGWSTRHVPWIGLVGFLGGAPHALAGDYEGSPQVAEFVGEMTRDYGFAGEQLMGVFREAERKQSILDAISRPAERVKQWSEYRPMFITEARIARGVDFWRQHEAALARAEQEYGVPAQVIVSIIGVETFFGRNTGNFRVIDALSTLGFDFPPRAEFFRKELREFLLLAREEQVDPLTLKGSYAGAMGLPQFMPSSFRAYAVDFDGDGHINIWTNPTDAIGSVASYFKRHGWAAGEPVVSRADVRGDRVDEGLTEGLEPTKTVGELRALGWSSHDALRDDMLVTAIRLEGEQGPEYWMGLKNFYAITRYNRSVMYAMAVYQLSEELVKARGVK, encoded by the coding sequence ATGCAAGCAATGCGTGGTTGGTCGACGCGGCATGTGCCGTGGATTGGCCTGGTCGGCTTCCTGGGCGGTGCACCGCACGCCTTGGCCGGCGACTACGAAGGCTCGCCCCAAGTGGCCGAATTCGTCGGCGAAATGACCCGCGACTACGGGTTTGCCGGTGAACAGCTGATGGGGGTGTTCCGCGAGGCCGAACGCAAGCAGTCGATCCTCGACGCGATCTCCCGGCCTGCCGAGCGGGTCAAGCAGTGGAGCGAGTACCGGCCGATGTTCATCACCGAGGCGCGCATCGCCCGGGGCGTGGACTTCTGGCGCCAGCACGAGGCCGCGCTGGCCCGTGCCGAGCAGGAGTACGGCGTACCGGCCCAGGTCATCGTGTCCATCATTGGCGTGGAGACCTTCTTTGGCCGCAACACCGGGAATTTCCGGGTGATCGACGCGCTGTCGACCCTGGGCTTCGATTTCCCGCCGCGCGCCGAGTTCTTCCGCAAGGAGCTGCGTGAGTTCCTCCTGTTGGCCCGGGAAGAGCAGGTCGACCCGTTGACGCTCAAGGGCTCCTACGCTGGAGCCATGGGCTTGCCGCAGTTCATGCCCAGCAGTTTTCGCGCCTATGCGGTGGATTTTGACGGCGACGGCCACATTAATATCTGGACCAACCCGACCGACGCCATCGGCAGTGTTGCCAGCTATTTCAAACGCCACGGCTGGGCTGCCGGTGAGCCGGTGGTCAGCCGCGCCGACGTACGTGGCGACCGGGTGGACGAGGGCTTGACCGAGGGCCTGGAGCCGACGAAAACCGTCGGGGAGTTGCGGGCGCTGGGCTGGTCGAGTCATGATGCGCTGCGTGATGACATGCTGGTCACCGCGATCCGCCTCGAAGGCGAGCAGGGCCCCGAATATTGGATGGGCCTGAAGAATTTCTACGCGATTACGCGTTATAACCGCAGCGTGATGTACGCCATGGCTGTATATCAACTGTCTGAAGAGCTGGTCAAAGCACGGGGCGTCAAATAA
- the rodA gene encoding rod shape-determining protein RodA, whose amino-acid sequence MRRRATLLQRMHIDGPLLILLLTLAAGSLFVLYSASGKSWDLLAKQATSFGIGLVSMIVIAQLEPRFMARWVPLAYVVGVSLLVVVDVMGHNAMGATRWINIPGVIRFQPSEFLKIIMPATIAWYLSKRTLPPQLKHVCISLLLIGIPFILIVRQPDLGTSLLILAGGAFVLFMGGLRWRWILSVIAIAVPVSVAMWYFVMHDYQKQRILTFLDPESDPLGTGWNIIQSKAAIGSGGVFGKGWLMGTQSHLDFLPESHTDFIIAVMGEEFGLVGICVLLLIYLLLIGRGLVITAQAQTLFGKLLAGSLTMTFFVYVFVNIGMVSGLLPVVGVPLPFISYGGTSLVTLLSAFGVLMSIHTHRKWIAQV is encoded by the coding sequence ATGCGCCGGCGTGCCACGCTGTTGCAGCGCATGCACATCGACGGCCCGCTGCTGATCCTGCTGCTGACTCTGGCCGCCGGTAGCCTGTTCGTGCTGTATTCGGCCAGCGGCAAGAGCTGGGACTTGCTGGCCAAGCAAGCCACTTCGTTCGGCATCGGCCTGGTGTCGATGATCGTCATCGCCCAGCTCGAGCCGCGCTTCATGGCGCGCTGGGTGCCGCTGGCCTATGTGGTGGGCGTGAGCTTGCTGGTGGTGGTGGACGTGATGGGCCACAACGCCATGGGCGCCACGCGCTGGATCAACATCCCCGGGGTGATCCGCTTCCAGCCTTCGGAATTCCTCAAGATCATCATGCCGGCGACCATCGCCTGGTACCTGTCCAAACGCACCTTGCCGCCCCAGCTCAAGCATGTGTGCATCAGCCTGTTGCTGATCGGTATCCCGTTCATCCTGATCGTGCGCCAGCCGGACCTCGGCACTTCGCTGCTGATCCTGGCCGGTGGCGCTTTCGTGCTGTTCATGGGCGGGTTGCGCTGGCGCTGGATCCTCAGCGTCATCGCCATCGCCGTACCGGTGTCGGTGGCCATGTGGTACTTCGTGATGCACGACTACCAGAAGCAACGAATCCTGACCTTCCTCGACCCGGAGAGCGACCCGCTGGGCACCGGCTGGAACATCATCCAGTCCAAGGCCGCCATCGGCTCCGGCGGGGTGTTCGGCAAGGGCTGGCTGATGGGCACTCAATCGCACCTGGACTTTTTGCCGGAAAGCCACACCGACTTCATCATCGCCGTGATGGGCGAGGAGTTCGGCCTGGTGGGTATCTGCGTCTTGCTGTTGATCTATCTGCTGCTGATCGGTCGCGGGTTGGTGATCACCGCCCAGGCCCAGACATTGTTCGGCAAGTTGCTCGCGGGCAGCCTGACCATGACGTTTTTTGTTTATGTTTTCGTCAACATCGGTATGGTCAGTGGCCTGTTGCCGGTTGTGGGGGTGCCGTTGCCATTCATTAGCTACGGAGGAACTTCGCTGGTGACACTACTGTCAGCGTTTGGGGTTTTGATGTCGATCCATACCCATCGCAAGTGGATCGCGCAGGTTTGA
- the mrdA gene encoding penicillin-binding protein 2, with translation MPQPIRIKDHEKDARLVRGRVVFGAITVVTLIGVLIARLYFLQVIQYEYHSTLSENNRVHVQPIPPTRGLIFDRNGVVVADNRPSFSLSMTRERSGDWQHVLDVIVEVLQLTPEDRAIFEKRMRQGRRPFEPVPILFELTEEQIALIAVNQFRLPGVEVVAQLVRHYPQGAHFAHSVGYMGRINEKELKTLDPVNYSGTHHIGKTGIERFYEPELHGQVGYEEVETNARGRVLRVLKRTDPIPGKDIVLSLDIKLQEAAEAALGGRRGAVVALDPNTGEVLAMVSQPSFDPNLFVTGISFKAYSELRDSIDRPLFNRVLRGLYPPGSTIKPAVAIAGLDSGVVNASSRVYDPGYYMLPNYDHKYRNWNRTGDGYVDLETAIMRSNDTYFYDLAHKLGIDRLSSYLGKFGIGQKVSLDMFEESPGLMPSREWKRATRRQAWFPGETLILGIGQGYMQATPLQLAQATALVASKGKWYRPHLAKTIEGQKPVDPNPMPDIILHNPSDWQKVNNGMQQVMHGARGTARKAAIGAQYRIAGKSGTAQVVAIKQGEKYDRSKVQERHRDHALFVGFAPADNPKIVVSVMVENGESGSGVAAPVVRQIMDAWLLDEHGQLKPEYASPTTAEATAREE, from the coding sequence ATGCCCCAGCCGATCCGCATCAAGGACCACGAAAAAGACGCCCGCCTGGTGCGAGGCCGCGTCGTGTTCGGCGCCATCACGGTGGTGACGCTGATCGGCGTGCTGATCGCGCGGCTGTATTTCCTCCAGGTGATCCAGTACGAGTACCACTCGACCCTGTCGGAAAACAACCGGGTGCATGTGCAACCGATTCCGCCGACCCGCGGGCTGATTTTCGACCGTAATGGCGTGGTGGTGGCGGATAACCGCCCCAGCTTCAGCCTGAGCATGACCCGCGAGCGCTCCGGGGATTGGCAGCATGTGCTCGACGTGATCGTCGAAGTGCTGCAGCTGACGCCCGAGGATCGGGCGATCTTCGAGAAGCGCATGCGCCAGGGCCGACGGCCGTTCGAGCCGGTGCCGATCCTGTTCGAGCTGACCGAAGAGCAGATCGCCCTGATCGCCGTGAACCAGTTCCGCCTGCCCGGCGTCGAGGTGGTGGCGCAGTTGGTGCGGCACTATCCCCAGGGGGCGCACTTTGCCCACTCGGTCGGCTACATGGGGCGGATCAACGAGAAAGAGCTCAAGACCCTCGATCCGGTCAATTACAGCGGTACGCACCATATCGGCAAGACTGGCATCGAGCGCTTCTACGAGCCCGAGCTGCATGGCCAGGTGGGGTACGAAGAAGTCGAGACCAACGCCCGTGGCCGCGTGTTGCGCGTGCTCAAGCGCACCGACCCGATCCCCGGCAAGGACATCGTCCTGAGCCTGGACATCAAGTTGCAGGAAGCCGCCGAAGCGGCGCTGGGCGGTCGTCGTGGTGCGGTGGTGGCGCTGGATCCGAACACCGGCGAGGTCCTGGCGATGGTCAGCCAGCCGAGTTTCGACCCGAACCTGTTCGTCACCGGGATCAGCTTCAAGGCTTACTCCGAGTTGCGCGATTCCATCGACCGGCCGTTGTTCAACCGTGTACTGCGCGGCCTGTATCCGCCGGGCTCGACCATCAAGCCGGCCGTGGCGATTGCCGGGCTGGACTCCGGCGTGGTCAACGCTTCGAGCCGGGTCTATGACCCGGGTTACTACATGCTGCCCAACTATGACCACAAGTACCGCAACTGGAACCGCACCGGCGACGGTTATGTGGACCTGGAAACGGCGATCATGCGGTCCAACGACACCTACTTCTATGACCTGGCCCATAAGCTGGGGATCGATCGGCTGTCGTCCTACTTGGGCAAGTTCGGCATCGGCCAGAAAGTCTCGTTGGACATGTTCGAAGAGTCCCCCGGCCTGATGCCGTCCCGGGAGTGGAAGCGTGCGACCCGTCGCCAGGCGTGGTTCCCCGGTGAAACCCTGATCCTGGGGATCGGCCAGGGCTACATGCAGGCCACACCGCTGCAACTGGCCCAGGCCACGGCCCTGGTGGCGAGCAAGGGCAAGTGGTATCGCCCGCACCTGGCCAAGACCATCGAAGGCCAGAAACCAGTAGACCCGAACCCGATGCCGGACATCATCCTGCACAATCCGTCGGACTGGCAGAAGGTCAACAACGGCATGCAGCAGGTGATGCACGGTGCCCGAGGCACCGCGCGCAAGGCGGCCATCGGTGCGCAATACCGCATTGCCGGCAAGAGCGGTACGGCCCAGGTCGTCGCCATCAAACAGGGCGAGAAGTACGACCGCTCCAAGGTCCAGGAACGCCACCGCGACCACGCCTTGTTCGTCGGTTTCGCGCCCGCCGACAACCCGAAAATCGTCGTGTCGGTGATGGTCGAGAACGGTGAGTCCGGCTCGGGCGTCGCCGCGCCGGTGGTGCGCCAGATCATGGATGCCTGGCTGCTGGATGAGCACGGCCAGCTCAAGCCTGAATACGCAAGCCCCACCACTGCGGAGGCTACGGCCCGTGAAGAATAA
- the rlmH gene encoding 23S rRNA (pseudouridine(1915)-N(3))-methyltransferase RlmH, translating into MRLRLIAVGSRMPKWVEEGWHEYAKRLPSELALELVEIPLNTRGKNADVARFIRQEGEAMLAKVGPNERIVTLEVHGKPWSTEQLAVELDRWRLDSRTVNFMVGGPEGLAPEVCARADQRWSLSPLTLPHPLVRILIGEQLYRAWTVLSGHPYHK; encoded by the coding sequence GTGCGACTGCGCCTGATCGCTGTCGGTTCTCGCATGCCCAAGTGGGTGGAAGAAGGCTGGCATGAATATGCCAAGCGTCTTCCATCCGAGCTGGCCCTGGAACTGGTGGAAATTCCGCTCAATACCCGTGGCAAGAACGCCGATGTGGCGCGCTTTATTCGCCAGGAAGGCGAAGCCATGCTGGCCAAGGTCGGGCCGAACGAGCGCATCGTCACCCTCGAAGTCCACGGCAAGCCCTGGAGCACCGAGCAACTGGCGGTGGAACTCGATCGCTGGCGGCTGGATTCGCGCACGGTCAATTTCATGGTCGGCGGCCCGGAAGGGCTGGCGCCGGAAGTCTGTGCCCGGGCCGATCAGCGTTGGTCGTTGTCGCCGTTGACGTTGCCGCACCCGCTGGTGCGGATCCTGATCGGCGAACAGTTGTATCGTGCCTGGACAGTCCTGTCCGGGCACCCTTATCACAAGTAA
- the rsfS gene encoding ribosome silencing factor, which translates to MTDKDVNKVKRKGTFKSAPLPVEAHTGVALAGEELVKVAVAALEDVKAQDIQVIDVREKQSITDYMIIATGTSNRQIGAMLDKVREAVKAQGVKPLGEEGKGDSDWVLLDMDDVIVHMMTASARQFYDLERLWAGAEQSRSASAAHHSPENTHEHFTKLNKDQQ; encoded by the coding sequence ATGACTGACAAAGACGTAAACAAAGTAAAGCGCAAAGGCACGTTCAAAAGCGCACCGCTGCCTGTAGAGGCCCATACCGGCGTGGCACTGGCCGGCGAAGAGCTGGTCAAGGTAGCCGTGGCGGCCCTGGAAGACGTCAAGGCCCAGGATATCCAGGTGATCGACGTTCGTGAAAAGCAGAGCATCACGGACTACATGATCATCGCCACCGGTACCTCCAACCGCCAGATCGGCGCGATGCTGGATAAGGTCCGCGAAGCGGTCAAGGCCCAGGGCGTCAAGCCGCTGGGTGAAGAAGGCAAGGGCGACAGCGACTGGGTGCTGCTGGATATGGACGACGTCATCGTGCACATGATGACCGCCTCGGCGCGCCAGTTCTATGACCTGGAGCGTCTGTGGGCTGGTGCCGAGCAGAGCCGTTCGGCCAGCGCCGCGCACCACAGCCCGGAAAACACCCATGAGCATTTCACCAAGCTCAACAAAGACCAGCAATAA
- the nadD gene encoding nicotinate-nucleotide adenylyltransferase, producing MGDLDPSAAVTTTPPRRIGILGGTFDPVHIGHLRGALEVADALALDELRLTPSARPPHRDTPQVSAQDRLAMVECAVAGVAPLVVDARELQRDKPSYTIDTLELMRAELAADAQVFLLLGWDAFCGLPTWHRWEELLQHCHILVLQRPDADSEPPDALRNLLAARSVSDPLALKGPSGQIAFVWQTPLAVSATQIRQLLASGKSVRFLVPDAVLAYIDAHGLYRASN from the coding sequence TTGGGCGATCTCGACCCGTCAGCCGCAGTGACGACAACCCCGCCCCGGCGCATCGGTATCCTGGGTGGAACGTTCGACCCGGTGCACATCGGCCATTTGCGCGGTGCGCTGGAAGTCGCCGATGCCCTGGCCCTCGATGAGCTACGCCTGACGCCCAGCGCCAGGCCGCCTCACCGGGATACGCCACAGGTGTCGGCGCAGGACCGTCTGGCGATGGTCGAGTGCGCGGTGGCCGGTGTGGCACCGTTGGTGGTGGACGCCCGCGAATTGCAGCGGGACAAGCCGTCCTACACCATTGATACCCTGGAGCTGATGCGCGCCGAACTGGCCGCCGATGCCCAGGTTTTTCTGCTTCTGGGCTGGGACGCATTTTGCGGCCTGCCCACTTGGCATCGCTGGGAAGAGTTGCTCCAGCATTGCCACATCCTGGTGCTGCAACGCCCGGATGCCGACAGCGAGCCGCCGGATGCCTTGCGCAACCTGCTGGCGGCCCGCTCGGTGAGCGACCCGCTGGCCCTGAAAGGGCCGAGCGGACAGATTGCATTCGTCTGGCAGACGCCGCTCGCGGTATCCGCCACCCAGATCCGTCAACTGCTGGCCAGCGGTAAGTCGGTACGTTTCCTGGTGCCCGACGCGGTCCTGGCCTACATCGATGCGCACGGGCTGTACCGTGCGTCGAACTGA
- a CDS encoding glutamate-5-semialdehyde dehydrogenase, with protein sequence MTESVLDYMTRLGRAAREASRIIGRASTAQKNRALQAAANALDAARAELSAANELDLAAGRANGLEPAMLERLALTPARIDGMIVGLRQVAALPDPVGAIRDMSYRPSGIQVGKMRVPLGVVGIIYESRPNVTIDAASLCLKSGNATILRGGSEAIHSNRAIAACIQRGLAEADLPAAVVQVVETTDRAAVGALISMPEFVDVIVPRGGKGLIERVSRDARVPVIKHLDGICHVYVSAHAELPKAQRIAFNAKTYRYGICGAMETLLVDQAVAQAFLPSMAAQFREKGVELRGCERTRAIIEAVAATEEDWDTEYLAPILSIRVVDGLDQAIDHINRHGSHHTDSIVSENLGETRRFVAEVDSASVMINTPTCFADGFEYGLGAEIGISTDKLHARGPVGLEGLTCEKYIVVGDGQLRGQEPA encoded by the coding sequence ATGACTGAGTCCGTTCTTGACTACATGACCCGCCTGGGTCGCGCCGCTCGTGAAGCGTCGCGCATCATCGGCCGTGCCAGCACCGCGCAGAAAAACCGCGCCCTGCAGGCCGCCGCCAATGCGCTGGACGCTGCGCGCGCCGAGTTGTCCGCCGCCAACGAGCTGGACCTGGCCGCTGGTCGGGCCAATGGTCTCGAACCGGCCATGCTCGAGCGCCTGGCGCTGACCCCGGCCCGCATCGACGGCATGATCGTCGGCCTGCGCCAGGTCGCGGCGTTGCCGGACCCGGTTGGGGCGATTCGTGACATGAGCTATCGGCCGTCGGGCATTCAGGTCGGCAAGATGCGCGTGCCCCTGGGCGTGGTCGGGATCATCTACGAGTCGCGGCCGAACGTGACCATCGACGCCGCGAGCCTGTGCCTGAAGTCGGGTAACGCGACCATCCTGCGTGGCGGTTCCGAGGCGATCCATTCCAACCGCGCCATTGCCGCCTGCATCCAGCGCGGCCTGGCCGAAGCCGATCTGCCGGCCGCCGTGGTGCAAGTGGTGGAAACCACCGACCGCGCCGCGGTTGGTGCGCTGATCAGCATGCCCGAGTTCGTCGACGTCATCGTGCCGCGTGGTGGCAAGGGCCTGATCGAGCGGGTCAGCCGCGATGCCCGCGTACCGGTGATCAAGCACCTGGACGGCATCTGCCACGTCTACGTCAGCGCTCACGCCGAGTTGCCGAAAGCCCAGCGCATCGCCTTCAACGCCAAGACCTACCGTTATGGCATCTGTGGCGCGATGGAAACCCTGCTGGTGGACCAGGCCGTTGCCCAGGCCTTCCTGCCGTCGATGGCGGCCCAGTTCCGCGAAAAAGGCGTCGAGCTGCGCGGTTGCGAGCGCACCCGGGCGATCATCGAGGCGGTAGCCGCCACTGAAGAAGACTGGGACACCGAATACCTGGCGCCGATCCTGTCGATCCGCGTGGTCGACGGGCTCGACCAGGCCATCGACCATATCAATCGCCACGGCTCGCACCACACCGACTCCATCGTCAGTGAAAACCTCGGGGAAACCCGGCGCTTCGTGGCCGAAGTGGACTCGGCGTCGGTGATGATCAACACCCCGACCTGCTTCGCCGACGGCTTTGAATACGGATTGGGTGCCGAGATCGGCATTTCTACTGATAAGCTGCACGCCCGCGGCCCGGTCGGTCTGGAAGGCTTGACCTGCGAGAAGTACATCGTGGTCGGTGACGGCCAGTTGCGCGGACAGGAGCCGGCCTGA
- a CDS encoding DNA-3-methyladenine glycosylase, with product MTDLPQSPNALPHAFFDRDAQVLARDLLGKVIRHKVGELWLSARIIETEAYYFAEKGSHASLGYTEKRKALFLDGGHIYMYYARGGDSLNFSAQGPGNAVLIKSAYPWVDAVCGPASLAQMLLNNPDAQGRPRTPQKLCAGQTLLCKALGLKVPDWDAKRFDPERLLVEDVGVPTVNAIQTTRLGIPQGRDEHLPYRFVDAAYAPWCTRNPLRRGQVEGRDYFLLS from the coding sequence ATGACCGATTTGCCTCAATCGCCAAACGCCTTGCCCCATGCTTTTTTTGATCGCGATGCCCAGGTGCTGGCCCGTGACCTGCTGGGCAAAGTCATCCGTCACAAGGTCGGCGAGCTGTGGCTCAGCGCGCGGATCATCGAGACCGAAGCCTATTACTTCGCCGAAAAGGGCAGCCACGCGTCGCTGGGCTACACGGAAAAACGTAAGGCTTTGTTTCTGGATGGCGGCCACATCTATATGTATTACGCCCGGGGTGGCGATTCGCTGAATTTCAGCGCCCAGGGGCCCGGCAATGCGGTGCTGATCAAATCGGCGTACCCGTGGGTCGACGCCGTTTGCGGCCCGGCGAGCCTGGCGCAGATGCTGCTGAACAACCCCGACGCCCAGGGCCGGCCACGCACACCGCAGAAACTCTGCGCCGGCCAGACCTTGCTGTGCAAGGCATTGGGGCTGAAAGTGCCGGACTGGGACGCCAAACGCTTCGACCCCGAGCGCTTGTTGGTGGAAGACGTCGGCGTGCCGACGGTCAATGCGATCCAGACCACCCGCCTGGGCATTCCCCAGGGACGGGACGAACACCTGCCCTACCGCTTCGTCGACGCCGCCTACGCGCCGTGGTGCACCAGGAACCCGTTGCGGCGCGGGCAGGTCGAAGGGCGGGATTATTTTTTGCTTTCATGA